A window of Exiguobacterium sp. Helios genomic DNA:
TCCCATCGTTTTTAACATCATCAGCGGACCGACAAGTCCGCTTGTCCCCATACCCGATCCTTCAGGATTACTTTCGAGTGTCAACAAGACGGTCGCGAACGGTGCGAGCAGTGCTCCTGCCAGTGTCGGCGGGACAATCGTCCATGGATTTCGAATGATATTACCCACTTGTAACATCGACGTGCCGATTCCTTGGGCAATTAATCCGCCAATCCCGTTATCCCTGTAACTGATGACACCAAATCCGATCATCTGTGCCGCACAGCCAATCGTTGCAGCACCGGCCGCCAGTCCGTCAAGACCTAACATGATACCGAGGGCAGCACTTGAAATCGGAGCTGTTAAGGCGAGACCCATGACGGTCGCGACAAAAATCCCCATGATCAAGGGTTCTCTTTCTGTTCCCCACCGGATGACTTCTCCTAAATCGATCATCAATGTTCCAATCCAAGCTCCGACGTACTTACCACTTACAAAACCGACGAGCAACGTGATCAATGGCGTCAAGATGATATCAAGACGCGTCGTCTTTGAAATCAATTTTCCGATTTCAGTAGCAATGACCGCTGCGACATAACTTCCGGCAGGGCCTCCTGCTTCATAACCAAATGCACCGACAGCAACGGCAGAAAACAAAACGAGTGGTGGCGCTTCAAGTGCAAACGCGACAGCCACTCCGATTGCCGGACCCGTCAGCGCGATTGCCTGTTCTCCGACCGTAACGAGCATTCCCGCTTCAATACCTCTTGCAATCAATCCTTCACCTATCGTCTTTAAAATTAATCCCATAATCAAAGAACTGAATAACCCTAATGCCATATAGCTGAGCACTGTAATAAAATATACTTTCGGACTAAGTAAAATCCCTTTTCTTTTTAACAAGATGCCACTTCCTTCTGTTTGAAATCAGATTCATTATAACAAACCCCCAAAAAAGGTCATACATTTGTTTTTCATGTGACAAGACAGTCGGGATGTAAAAAGAGGATGCACAAAGGCATCCTCCATTATCTTCATTTGATTTGTAATGTTGCGAGCGTCGTCGCATCGAGTTGCGTGACAAGTTTCTTGAGCAATTCTTTTGCCGCATCGTAGTCATCCGTGTGCATGATCGAGGCATGCGTATGAATATAACGTGCCGGAAGACCGACGACCGTCGTCGGAATACCGTTGTTTGAACGATGAATGACTCCCCCGTCCGTTCCGCCTGCACCAACATAGTATTGATACGGAATCTTGTTCGATTCTGCCGTATCGAGAACATAATCTGTCATTTCTTTCGATAAAATCATGACGCTGTCCTTAATCCGTAACAACGGTCCTTGACCGAGCTGACCAAATTCTGTTTTATCACCTGAAGCATCGTTGGCCGGTGAGGCGTCGACGACAAAGGCAACATCCGGATCGATCAGATTCGTTGCTGTTTGTGCGCCGCGTAAGCCGACCTCTTCTTGAACCGTCGCTCCTGAGAATAAGATGTTTGGATGATCCGACGCTGTCGTCTCTTCCAACAACTCGATCGCCATACCGACGCCGTACCGGTTATCCCATGCTTTCGCCATGATTTTTTTAGGATTGGCCATCGGTGTGAACGGGAAGAACGGAACAGCCGGAATACCCGGACGGATGCCGAAAGATTCCGCTTCTTCTTTTGAGTCTGCCCCGACATCGATGAACATATCTTTGATTGCCATCGGCTTATTCCGGACTTCATCCGTCAATAAATGTGGTGGTATCGAGGCAATGACACCGGGAATGATGCCGTTATCCCCACAAATCGAGAACCGTTGTGCGAGCAGTACCTGACTCCACCAACCGCCGAGCGGTTGAATCCGGAGCATGCCGTTTTTCGTAATCTGCGTTACCATGAAGGCCACTTCGTCCATATGACCGGCAACCATAACCTTCGGACCATTTTCCTGTCCCGTCCGTTTGCCAAAAATCGAACCGAGACCGTCCATGACGATTTCATCCGTCACCGGTGTAATGCGTTCTTTGACAAAGCGTCTGACATCGTGTTCAAATCCAGGTGCACCATTTAATTCTGTCAACGTTCGAAACAAGTCTCTTGTTTTTTCATTCATATGTATCGCCCCCTGTTCATTCATTATACAAAATTTTGCTTCAATCACTTAACCTTTTGTTTCTCACTGGACGAATTATTTGGTACAGTAGGAATAGAACCTGTAAGGAGGGGAATTTTAATGAAAAAACGCTATTGGATTATCGGTCTCGCAGCAGCGGTCGTTGCCGCTTTCGCAGTCAAGAAGGCTGTCGACAACAAACAACTCTCTGCCGAGGAAGCGCTCGAAATCACGAAACGCACATTTTCAGCAAAAGGACGTGTCCAAGGTGCATGGATCTCTGCAACACCAGAGGCGTACGCATACGAGTCACGTGACTACCAAAGCTACAAAGGTGGCATCTCGGTCCTTGAAGGTGACGATGAAAAAACGTATCAATTCACAGTTGATGCGGAAACAGGTGCTTTACTCGAATACGCATAATAGACGGACCATACTTCGATCGACGAAGTATGGTCTTTTAAAAGAAAGGAGTCTCGACATGTCTTTACTCGCTATCTTCTTTGTACTGCTAGTCGCTGTGGAACATTTTTATATCATGGTACTTGAAATGTTTCTTCTATCATCTAAGTCTGCCAAACGTACATTCGGACTGACCGAAGAAGCGGTCTCAAATCCGCAAATCCGGACATTATTCGCCAATCAAGGTCTTTACAACGGTTTTCTTGCCGCCGGTCTGATCTTCGGACTGATTCTTGATTCCCCGGCTGTTCAGTTGTATTTCCTCGGATGCGTCATCGTTGCTGCCCTTTACGGTGCAGCTACTGCAAATGTCTCGATTCTTTTCAAACAAGGACTTCCAGCCATCATCGCTTTTTTACTCGTTTTATTTATCTAAAAAAAATCCCTTGTCCGTCCCGACGAATCGGGTCAGACAAGGGATTTTCATTTGTTTAAAAAAGATTAACGCGGGTTATCATTACGCTCGTAGATCGGGTTCATGTATTCCGTAGTAGAGTACAGACGCGGTACAACAACGTATAGCATGATAGCTGGTACAGCAATTAATAAGATCATGAGTAACATCGGCAACCAGTAGACTACTTTTTGGTGCAGGTTATCCGAGTTGCTGTCAATGTATTCTTTGACGCCGTCTACTTTAGCCGCATCTGCGCTTGTAAGTAATTTACCGCTGTCTGCGTTAAAGAAATGGATTTCACGTTTGATCGTGATGAAGATTCCATCACGAACAGTCTCGATTACCGCGATTCCGCCGATAATCTGTTCACCTTTTTCACCAGTGAATGTTTTTGGATCTTCAATTTCTACAGAACCTTTTTTATAGTCGTAATGTGTACTCTTCAAATCCTCGTCAAGTGCTTTTTGCATAGATGACGTATCAATCGCAGCGAATACCGATTGTCCGATACTCAATGCGAGAAAGAGTGCCGTTACGAAGGCTAAGCTTTTTTGCCACATCCCCAATTTCCCCCTTTACCTGTAAATACAGTTCTTCAGTCAACAACATTGTACCAATTAATAAGAAAAAAGTGTGAAAGAAATGCTAGGAAAATAAGAAAACTTTTTGTCTAAATTATTTCGTATATGTTGCTTCCATCCGATAAATCGGTTGACCCAGTGCTGAAAAACGTTCTTCGTATTCCGTTCTGACGTTATTTTCCGGCTCATTGGCATGTAAATCAAGCGACATCCAATCGAATGTCATGCCGTAAGCAGACATCGTCATCAGACTGGATTCAAATAATTTCCGGTTATCCGTCTTAAAATGAATCTGCCCTTTTTCCGGTAAAATATCTTCATACGTCGCTAAAAACGTTTTGTACGTCAAGCGGCGTTTGGCATGGCGTGATTTCGGCCAAGGATCGGAGAAGTTCAAATAAACACGGGCAACCTCTCCTTTTTCAAAGAAGTCACGCAAATCTTTTGCATCAACCGTCAAGACACGAACGTTTTCAAGTGGTTCTTCCACCATCTTTTGAACGATTGCGACCGCAACGCTTTCAAACAACTCGATCGCGATAAAGTTGACCTCCGGATGCTGTTTTGCCATCCCTGTGATGAAGGCCCCTTTGCCTGACCCGAC
This region includes:
- a CDS encoding PTS transporter subunit IIC codes for the protein MLKRKGILLSPKVYFITVLSYMALGLFSSLIMGLILKTIGEGLIARGIEAGMLVTVGEQAIALTGPAIGVAVAFALEAPPLVLFSAVAVGAFGYEAGGPAGSYVAAVIATEIGKLISKTTRLDIILTPLITLLVGFVSGKYVGAWIGTLMIDLGEVIRWGTEREPLIMGIFVATVMGLALTAPISSAALGIMLGLDGLAAGAATIGCAAQMIGFGVISYRDNGIGGLIAQGIGTSMLQVGNIIRNPWTIVPPTLAGALLAPFATVLLTLESNPEGSGMGTSGLVGPLMMLKTMGFEAEYYLAVFVLCFLAPALLSYLIYRALHRMGRIKDGDLKIEY
- a CDS encoding PepSY domain-containing protein, encoding MKKRYWIIGLAAAVVAAFAVKKAVDNKQLSAEEALEITKRTFSAKGRVQGAWISATPEAYAYESRDYQSYKGGISVLEGDDEKTYQFTVDAETGALLEYA
- the trmB gene encoding tRNA (guanosine(46)-N7)-methyltransferase TrmB; protein product: MRLRHKPWALDYMKEQSSIYIADPSTLKGNWSNEFKNENPIYIEVGSGKGAFITGMAKQHPEVNFIAIELFESVAVAIVQKMVEEPLENVRVLTVDAKDLRDFFEKGEVARVYLNFSDPWPKSRHAKRRLTYKTFLATYEDILPEKGQIHFKTDNRKLFESSLMTMSAYGMTFDWMSLDLHANEPENNVRTEYEERFSALGQPIYRMEATYTK
- a CDS encoding M42 family metallopeptidase, with translation MNEKTRDLFRTLTELNGAPGFEHDVRRFVKERITPVTDEIVMDGLGSIFGKRTGQENGPKVMVAGHMDEVAFMVTQITKNGMLRIQPLGGWWSQVLLAQRFSICGDNGIIPGVIASIPPHLLTDEVRNKPMAIKDMFIDVGADSKEEAESFGIRPGIPAVPFFPFTPMANPKKIMAKAWDNRYGVGMAIELLEETTASDHPNILFSGATVQEEVGLRGAQTATNLIDPDVAFVVDASPANDASGDKTEFGQLGQGPLLRIKDSVMILSKEMTDYVLDTAESNKIPYQYYVGAGGTDGGVIHRSNNGIPTTVVGLPARYIHTHASIMHTDDYDAAKELLKKLVTQLDATTLATLQIK
- a CDS encoding DUF1304 domain-containing protein; translation: MSLLAIFFVLLVAVEHFYIMVLEMFLLSSKSAKRTFGLTEEAVSNPQIRTLFANQGLYNGFLAAGLIFGLILDSPAVQLYFLGCVIVAALYGAATANVSILFKQGLPAIIAFLLVLFI